One Pullulanibacillus sp. KACC 23026 DNA segment encodes these proteins:
- a CDS encoding LysR family transcriptional regulator has protein sequence MQRSDMQVISVLAEEKNMRKAAERLFVSQPALSQRLHSIEEDWGIPLFVRSKKGLILTSEGEKVAQFAKEMLEIEGHLREEMQMNVKEIYGTLKIAVASIIGQYWLPKMLKKYVARYPQVKISLMTGWSSEILRHMYEDDSHIGIIRGNPKWRGTKHHLFSDALHLVDTQIESIEDLPKTPRPYIQFRSDSNYHHVIQDWWHQTFKKRPERTIIVDQIETCKQMALNGIGYAILPGISLTERDESISRLPLLDVSGSRLERGTWLLTSEEALELRQVKAFVDLVREEYPFD, from the coding sequence ATGCAAAGATCGGACATGCAAGTGATTTCGGTTTTGGCCGAAGAAAAAAATATGAGAAAAGCCGCAGAGCGTCTTTTTGTTTCTCAGCCTGCACTCAGTCAGCGCCTCCATTCGATTGAAGAAGATTGGGGCATCCCTTTATTCGTAAGATCAAAGAAAGGGCTGATTCTTACATCAGAAGGAGAAAAAGTGGCCCAATTTGCTAAGGAGATGCTTGAGATCGAAGGACATCTTCGTGAAGAAATGCAAATGAATGTCAAGGAAATCTATGGTACCTTAAAAATTGCAGTGGCCTCTATAATCGGCCAATATTGGCTTCCGAAAATGTTAAAGAAATATGTTGCCCGATATCCTCAAGTGAAAATTTCACTAATGACAGGCTGGTCCAGTGAGATCCTAAGGCATATGTATGAGGATGACAGTCACATCGGCATTATAAGAGGAAATCCTAAATGGCGGGGCACTAAGCATCATCTCTTCTCGGATGCTTTGCATTTAGTCGATACCCAAATTGAATCAATAGAGGATCTTCCAAAAACACCAAGGCCCTATATTCAATTCCGGAGTGATTCAAACTATCATCATGTCATTCAAGATTGGTGGCATCAAACTTTTAAAAAACGTCCTGAACGCACGATCATTGTTGATCAAATTGAGACATGCAAACAAATGGCATTGAATGGAATTGGTTATGCGATCTTGCCAGGAATTAGCCTGACTGAGCGGGATGAAAGTATCTCTCGTTTACCGTTGCTTGATGTATCGGGAAGCAGACTCGAACGCGGGACGTGGTTATTGACCTCTGAAGAAGCTTTAGAACTTCGGCAAGTAAAAGCTTTCGTTGATTTAGTGAGAGAAGAGTATCCGTTTGATTGA